The following are encoded in a window of Magnolia sinica isolate HGM2019 chromosome 11, MsV1, whole genome shotgun sequence genomic DNA:
- the LOC131218918 gene encoding cyclin-D1-1-like — MSASSASNLFCPEDAASWDSDTWTPTPPPQPCSSAALHHHLPPDNDDRSISALLDSELHHMPESDYLRRFQDRSLDVTARQDAISWMSKVHEYYHFRPVTVYLSVNYLDRFLSSHTLPRGNGWPFQLLSVACLSLAAKMEETDVPLLLDFQLFEPRFVFAPRTIGRMELLVMANLKWRMRSVTPFDFVDFFTRKLLSFGSRHAFCSYRFSSRVSDLILSTHRVIDFLGYRPSTIAAAAVLCAAGEIGDSLAGDDWSAAMFYDELSQELVGRCQQLMEEYLIDTCPAGVKAGPEPTPQSPVGVLDAAACGSCDTQKSASENPDAARAEPSNKRRKPRCTETLRTDDRGKSNV, encoded by the exons ATGTCCGCCTCCTCCGCTTCTAACCTCTTCTGCCCCGAAGACGCCGCGTCCTGGGATTCTGACACGTGGACCCCAACACCACCACCACAACCATGCTCCTCCGCCGCACTCCACCACCATCTCCCGCCAGACAACGACGACCGTTCGATCTCCGCCCTCCTCGACTCCGAGCTCCACCACATGCCGGAATCTGACTACCTCCGGCGATTCCAGGACCGGTCGCTCGACGTTACTGCCCGTCAAGACGCCATCAGCTGGATGTCCAAG GTGCACGAGTACTACCATTTCCGTCCGGTAACAGTGTATCTCTCCGTCAACTACCTCGATCGGTTCCTCTCCTCCCACACTCTCCCG AGAGGAAATGGGTGGCCTTTTCAGCTGCTGTCAGTAGCTTGCCTTTCTCTCGCTGCGAAAATGGAAGAAACGGACGTGCCTCTTCTCTTGGACTTCCAGCTGTTCGAACCGCGCTTCGTGTTCGCGCCTCGAACGATCGGGCGGATGGAGCTTCTCGTCATGGCCAATCTCAAATGGCGGATGCGGTCCGTTACGCCCTTCGATTTCGTCGATTTTTTCACACGGAAGCTGCTGAGTTTCGGCTCCCGGCACGCATTTTGTTCGTATCGGTTTTCGTCGCGCGTTTCGGATCTTATACTCAGCACTCAcagag TTATCGATTTTTTGGGGTATCGACCGTCGACGATCGCAGCGGCTGCTGTACTTTGCGCGGCCGGAGAAATCGGCGATTCTTTGGCCGGAGATGATTGGAGTGCGGCGATGTTTTACGATGAGCTGAGTCAG GAGCTGGTCGGACGCTGTCAGCAACTAATGGAGGAGTACTTAATCGACACGTGTCCGGCTGGGGTGAAAGCCGGACCGGAGCCGACGCCGCAGAGCCCAGTCGGGGTGCTTGACGCGGCGGCTTGTGGCAGCTGCGACACGCAGAAGTCCGCTTCGGAGAACCCAGATGCGGCTCGAGCTGAGCCGTCGAATAAGCGTAGGAAGCCGAGATGTACAGAAACATTACGTACGGACGATCGCGGTAAGAGTAATGTTTGA